A single Lolium perenne isolate Kyuss_39 chromosome 6, Kyuss_2.0, whole genome shotgun sequence DNA region contains:
- the LOC127307309 gene encoding cytochrome P450 86B1 isoform X2, producing the protein MAGRTSFLDAALHAMHEHVRFSDLAVAAALLFACSSAMARLTSRRGPMLWPVFGIIPTLFANLGDIYDWGATLLVRTGGTFPYRGMWGGGSSGVMTSVPANVEHVLKNNFDNYPKGAYYRERFAELLGDGIFNADGEAWRAQRRAATVEMHSAQFLDFSATTIGQLVHGRLMPLLHRLQQQGAVVDLQEVLLRFTFDNICAAAFGVEAGCLADGLPDVPFARAFERATELSLSRFVTPPFIWKAKRLLRVGGERRLTEAARSVREFADRTVSERRTELRKIGSLHGRSDLLSRLMSSSSSGATDHSDEFLRDFCISFILAGRDTSSVALVWFFWLLAGHPDVEARVLEDVRAARGDVKKMEYLHAALTEAMRLYPPVPIDFKEALEDDVLPDGTAIRARQRVIYNAYAIGRDPAVWGYGCQEFRPERWMKGGVFAGGAESPFKYVVFNAGPRLCVGKRFAYTQMKTLVAAVLEAFAVDVAPGQTVKPKLNTTLYMKNGLMVSFRIREASSTTATVAAQE; encoded by the exons ATGGCTGGTCGGACGTCGTTCCTGGACGCTGCGCTGCACGCCATGCATGAGCACGTCCGGTTCTCCGACTTGGCCGTGGCCGCCGCGTTGCTCTTCGCGTGCAGCTCCGCCATGGCCCGCCTGACGTCGCGCCGCGGGCCCATGCTGTGGCCTGTGTTCGGCATCATCCCGACCCTCTTCGCGAACCTCGGCGACATCTACGACTGGGGCGCCACGTTGCTGGTGCGCACCGGCGGCACGTTTCCGTACCGCGGGATGTGGGGCGGGGGCTCCTCGGGCGTCATGACCTCCGTCCCCGCCAACGTCGAGCACGTGCTCAAGAACAACTTCGACAACTACCCCAAGGGCGCCTACTACCGCGAGCGCTTCGCGGAGCTGCTCGGCGACGGCATCTTCAACGCCGACGGCGAGGCGTGGCGCGCGCAGCGCCGCGCGGCCACCGTCGAGATGCACTCAGCGCAGTTCCTCGACTTCTCGGCCACCACCATCGGGCAGCTGGTGCACGGCCGGCTGATGCCGCTGCTCCACCGGCTGCAGCAGCAGGGCGCCGTGGTGGACCTCCAGGAGGTCCTCCTCCGCTTCACCTTCGACAACATATGCGCCGCGGCGTTCGGGGTGGAGGCTGGCTGCCTCGCGGACGGCCTCCCCGACGTGCCGTTCGCGCGCGCCTTCGAGCGCGCCACGGAGCTCTCGCTCTCCCGGTTCGTCACACCGCCCTTCATCTGGAAGGCCAAGCGCCTGCTCCGCGTCGGCGGCGAGCGCCGCCTCACGGAAGCCGCCCGCTCCGTGCGGGAGTTCGCCGACCGCACCGTCTCCGAGCGCCGCACCGAGCTGCGCAAGATCGGGAGCCTGCACGGCCGGTCCGACCTCCTCTCCCGTCTCATGTCATCCTCCTCATCGGGCGCCACCGACCACTCCGACGAGTTCCTCCGCGACTTCTGCATCAGCTTCATCCTCGCAGGGCGCGACACGAGCTCCGTCGCGCTCGTCTGGTTCTTCTGGCTCCTCGCGGGGCACCCCGACGTGGAGGCTCGCGTCCTGGAAGACGTGCGAGCCGCCCGCGGGGACGTCAAGAAGATGGAGTACCTCCACGCGGCGCTGACGGAGGCGATGCGCCTGTACCCGCCGGTGCCCATCGACTTCAAGGAGGCGCTGGAGGACGACGTGCTCCCGGACGGCACGGCGATCCGCGCGCGCCAGCGGGTGATCTACAACGCGTACGCGATTGGCCGCGACCCAGCGGTGTGGGGGTACGGCTGCCAGGAGTTCAGGCCGGAGCGGTGGATGAAGGGCGGGGTCTTCGCCGGAGGAGCCGAGAGCCCGTTCAAGTACGTGGTCTTCAACGCCGGGCCGAGGCTGTGCGTCGGCAAGCGGTTCGCGTACACGCAGATGAAGACGCTGGTGGCGGCGGTGCTGGAGGCGTTCGCGGTGGACGTGGCGCCGGGGCAGACGGTGAAACCCAAGCTCAACACCACGCTTTACATGAAGAACGGCCTCATGGTGAGCTTCAGGATCAGGGAAGCGAGCAGCACCACTGCCACCGTGGCTG CTCAAGAATGA